A genome region from Tolypothrix sp. PCC 7712 includes the following:
- a CDS encoding ABC transporter permease: MRRYLKVLRLFWSTAIAAEMEYRVNFIVATITSVGNLAGSLFGLFLFYRTGYTFAGWSWNAALVVLGVFTLLQGYSSTFLAPNLNRIVRHVQEGTLDFVLLKPIRSQFWLSTHTISPWGMPDLVFGTAIIAYAGKRLGLSLNNYLVSALPLALGLVILYSLWFILGATSIWFVKIYNVTEVLRGLLEAGRYPMTAYPAAYRFFFTFVVPVAFLTTVPAEAMLGRGQITWLIGAIVLALGLFSLSTWFWRFALRFYTSASS, encoded by the coding sequence ATGCGAAGATACTTGAAAGTACTCAGACTATTTTGGAGTACTGCGATCGCAGCTGAGATGGAATATCGGGTTAACTTTATCGTTGCTACCATCACCAGCGTGGGGAATTTGGCAGGTAGCTTGTTTGGACTGTTCTTGTTTTACCGCACTGGCTATACTTTCGCTGGTTGGTCATGGAATGCGGCTTTAGTTGTTCTCGGTGTTTTTACGCTATTACAAGGTTATTCTTCAACTTTTTTAGCTCCTAACCTCAATCGCATTGTCCGTCATGTGCAGGAAGGTACGTTAGACTTTGTGCTACTGAAACCTATCCGCAGTCAATTTTGGCTTTCTACCCACACCATTTCACCTTGGGGTATGCCAGATTTAGTTTTTGGTACAGCGATTATTGCTTATGCAGGTAAGCGCCTTGGCTTGAGTCTCAACAATTATTTAGTTAGTGCATTACCTCTAGCATTAGGCTTGGTAATTCTTTACAGCCTGTGGTTTATCCTAGGAGCTACTAGTATTTGGTTTGTCAAAATATATAACGTTACTGAAGTACTACGGGGTTTATTAGAAGCTGGCAGATATCCAATGACAGCATATCCTGCAGCTTACCGCTTTTTCTTTACCTTCGTTGTGCCCGTAGCTTTTTTAACTACTGTGCCAGCAGAAGCCATGTTAGGGCGAGGGCAAATTACCTGGCTTATAGGTGCAATAGTATTGGCATTAGGGCTATTTTCACTTTCTACTTGGTTTTGGCGGTTTGCGTTGCGTTTTTATACTAGCGCTTCTAGTTAA